CCGGGCGCTGGCGCGGCTGCTCAAGCCGGGCGGCTGGTTCGTCTTCTCCGTGCTCCATCCGTGCTTTCAGGGCGCGCAGCGGCGCCTGTTCACCGAGATGGACGATGACGGCGAGGGCCGGATCACGTTCCGAAGCGGTGTCGCCATCATGCAGTATCTCACGCCTCGCGCGCATCTCGGCGAGGGCATCATGGGACAGCCGGAGCCGCACTACTACTTCACCCGACCTCTGTCCGTGCTGTTTGCCGCGGGCTTCGAGAGCGGCTTCGTGCTGGACGGCCTGATCGAGTCGGCATTCGAACCGGGCCGGGGCGATGGCCGGTCCGTCACTTCGAAGAACATGCCCGAGATCCCGGTGATCTTGGCAGCCCGCATGCGGCTGACTTGATCTTGCTCGGCCAGACAGATGAACGACGGGCCGCGTGGGCGAAGTATTGCCTGCCTGCGGATATGAGTCTGGTGGGCGGTGCCTACCCTACCGTCTGATGTACACGCCCAGGCTGGTGCCGACGGGCCGCCAGCGGCCGTCGCTGGGGCGGTTTGTCACTTGTTCTCCACCGGGCGGGGCGAAGACGAAAGACGCAGAGCCGCCGCCGTCCAGGTTGACTGCGGTCGTGGCGCCAAGTTCGATCAGGATATCAGCAAGCTCTGGGAGCGTTACGCCGATGCTCCAGTCCGGTTGGCGGCCGTCTATGACAGCGAAGATCAAGGTGTGGTTGTCGACGGACAGGCCGACCGCTGTGCGAGGATGCCGTTCGGTTGGCCTGGGCAGTGCGGTGTTGCCCACGTTCTTCCCGTGTTCGACAAGCAATCCGCCCGGTTTCCCGTCCAGTTCGGGCAATCCGGACACAACGGCGTCCATCTCGTCCAACTCGCGCGGTGTCAGCATGGCGATGCGGGCGCGACAGCGCTTGGTGACAGCGAGCACAGGGCTGGCCTTGCCGTCGTCGGGGCCGGGAGCCACGATGCGGCCGGCGCTTCGGCATGGCCCGAGCAGAGAGACCGGTATGCCTGGGGGGACCTGGTCTTCGCCGTCGTCCAGGCGGACAAAGAAATGCGCGTTGACCGCGAGCACCAGGCCTTCACGGCGGAGCCAGTCGGGCGTGGTTTCGGTGTAGGCTTCGGTGCGCGACGGCTCGTCGGTCTTGGGTTCGTGCGGGCCGGTGACGCGAATCTCGACGCGCGGGTCGTCGAGATCGACCCAAGCGACCCAGCCGCGAATGGGCTGGTCCTCGGCCGTCTGCCTGATCTCCTCGATTCGGATCGGCAGGGCCGTGGTCAGGCGGGAAACCT
This window of the Verrucomicrobiota bacterium genome carries:
- a CDS encoding phosphodiester glycosidase family protein; the encoded protein is MTRRRSSLPFIAGAVLLLGLAAFVAAQFSGCQPASQTSQVSRLTTALPIRIEEIRQTAEDQPIRGWVAWVDLDDPRVEIRVTGPHEPKTDEPSRTEAYTETTPDWLRREGLVLAVNAHFFVRLDDGEDQVPPGIPVSLLGPCRSAGRIVAPGPDDGKASPVLAVTKRCRARIAMLTPRELDEMDAVVSGLPELDGKPGGLLVEHGKNVGNTALPRPTERHPRTAVGLSVDNHTLIFAVIDGRQPDWSIGVTLPELADILIELGATTAVNLDGGGSASFVFAPPGGEQVTNRPSDGRWRPVGTSLGVYIRR